The following proteins are co-located in the Diaphorobacter sp. HDW4B genome:
- a CDS encoding acyl-CoA dehydrogenase, whose amino-acid sequence MNAAAYESWIGREDESRERILPHAVQAMAATLDLERAPGLGEALPPGWQWMFFNPVVRRSGLGTDGHPQRGGFLPPIELPRRMWAGSRIQYLADLPVDSMATRRSLISKVENKVGKRGSLWFVTVMHTTTCDGKTCIVEEQDIVYREATPPGTPQPKAEPYAEVAQFGRDFTPDTTLLFRYSALTFNGHRIHYDQSYARDEEGYPDLVVHGPLTATLLQHLALEQGGGKKLAQFDFRGVSPLFVTRGFRLEGKRAADGSLSLWARGPDGELAMSATASFR is encoded by the coding sequence TGCTGCTGCGTATGAATCCTGGATTGGCCGTGAAGACGAGAGCCGCGAGCGCATCCTGCCGCATGCCGTTCAGGCCATGGCCGCCACGCTGGATCTGGAGCGTGCTCCGGGCTTGGGCGAGGCGCTGCCGCCGGGTTGGCAATGGATGTTCTTCAACCCGGTGGTGCGCCGCAGCGGGCTGGGCACCGATGGCCATCCGCAGCGCGGCGGCTTTCTTCCTCCCATCGAACTGCCGCGCCGCATGTGGGCGGGTAGCCGCATCCAGTATCTGGCCGATCTGCCTGTCGACAGCATGGCCACGCGCCGCAGCCTGATCAGCAAGGTCGAGAACAAGGTCGGCAAACGAGGTTCGCTGTGGTTCGTGACGGTGATGCACACCACCACTTGCGATGGCAAGACCTGCATCGTCGAAGAGCAGGACATCGTCTACCGCGAAGCCACGCCGCCCGGCACGCCCCAGCCCAAGGCTGAGCCGTATGCCGAAGTCGCGCAGTTCGGGCGCGATTTCACGCCCGACACGACGCTGCTGTTTCGCTACTCGGCGCTCACCTTCAACGGCCATCGCATTCACTACGACCAGAGCTATGCGCGCGATGAAGAGGGCTACCCCGATCTGGTGGTGCATGGCCCGCTCACCGCCACGCTGCTGCAGCACCTGGCGCTGGAGCAGGGCGGTGGAAAGAAGCTCGCGCAGTTCGATTTTCGCGGCGTGAGCCCGCTGTTCGTGACGCGCGGATTCCGCCTTGAGGGCAAGCGCGCCGCGGACGGCAGCCTCTCGCTGTGGGCACGCGGGCCCGATGGTGAACTGGCCATGTCGGCCACGGCGAGCTTTCGCTGA
- a CDS encoding SDR family NAD(P)-dependent oxidoreductase, whose translation MTQHMSGPADLSGQVAFITGGAGGMGRAISAAFAAAGAKVIATDRAASEDMGAGVEYVQYDVTSRAETDKVMDAVIAKHGKIDILVLCAGIIARTPLGDSTDDEWDAIMNVNVRGVVNPTRKLFPLMCKQGFGKILAAGSIAAKNGGVASGPAYVASKSAVHGMMRWIAKAGAPHGVYANTLAPGPVETAMWANVTGNVAPSANNTVPLGRYGTAQDIAQAALFLCSPASNWITGTSLDISGGMWMN comes from the coding sequence ATGACACAGCATATGAGCGGCCCTGCCGATTTGAGCGGACAGGTGGCCTTCATCACCGGCGGCGCGGGCGGCATGGGGCGCGCGATTTCGGCGGCGTTCGCCGCTGCGGGCGCAAAGGTGATCGCCACGGACCGCGCGGCCAGCGAAGACATGGGCGCGGGCGTCGAGTACGTGCAATACGACGTGACCTCGCGCGCCGAGACCGACAAGGTGATGGATGCGGTGATCGCCAAGCACGGCAAGATCGACATCCTCGTGCTCTGCGCAGGCATCATCGCGCGCACTCCGCTCGGCGACAGCACGGACGACGAGTGGGACGCGATCATGAACGTCAACGTGCGCGGCGTCGTCAACCCGACACGCAAGCTGTTTCCGCTGATGTGCAAGCAGGGCTTCGGCAAGATTCTGGCTGCGGGCTCCATCGCCGCGAAGAACGGCGGCGTGGCATCCGGTCCGGCCTATGTGGCATCGAAAAGTGCGGTGCACGGAATGATGCGCTGGATCGCCAAGGCTGGCGCGCCGCACGGCGTGTACGCCAACACGCTCGCGCCCGGACCCGTGGAAACCGCGATGTGGGCGAACGTGACCGGCAACGTCGCGCCTTCCGCGAACAACACCGTGCCGCTGGGCCGCTACGGCACGGCCCAGGACATCGCGCAAGCCGCGCTGTTTCTGTGCTCGCCCGCATCGAACTGGATCACCGGCACGTCGCTCGACATCAGCGGCGGCATGTGGATGAACTAA
- a CDS encoding NAD(P)-dependent oxidoreductase → MTINSNKAPVIGFVGLGVMGGPMCRNVALKHSGDVLAFDSNDAAFEAVNETKARRVASLAEMAAQADIVLLSLPGGPAVEAVSLGANGLTSGARKPQVIVDLSTTTVASARMVGEKLAAMGVAFADAPVARTREAAQRGELSIMVGASADLYARIESVLRYMASDVTLCGEVGCGQVVKLINNALVFENTVALAEMMVLGERAGVDPGTLLDAVSKGSGDSFVLRNHGRKAMLPRVFPDKSFSPEYVLKDIGYVLELAHSTGVNAQVTELAQRYYTATAQNGFSGRYYPAVIEVIDGKGRATAAKV, encoded by the coding sequence ATGACAATCAACAGCAACAAGGCCCCCGTGATCGGATTCGTCGGGCTGGGCGTGATGGGCGGCCCGATGTGCCGCAACGTCGCGCTCAAGCATTCCGGTGATGTGCTGGCCTTCGACAGCAACGATGCCGCATTCGAAGCGGTCAACGAGACCAAGGCGCGCCGCGTGGCCAGCCTTGCCGAGATGGCCGCGCAGGCGGACATCGTGCTGCTTTCCTTGCCCGGCGGCCCTGCCGTCGAAGCGGTGAGTCTGGGTGCGAACGGCCTCACCTCCGGTGCGCGCAAACCGCAGGTGATCGTGGATCTGAGCACCACGACCGTGGCCTCCGCACGCATGGTGGGCGAGAAGCTCGCGGCCATGGGCGTGGCGTTTGCCGATGCGCCCGTGGCCCGCACGCGGGAGGCGGCGCAGCGCGGCGAACTCAGCATCATGGTCGGCGCATCGGCCGATCTGTATGCGCGCATCGAGTCGGTGTTGCGCTACATGGCGTCGGATGTGACGCTGTGCGGTGAGGTGGGTTGCGGTCAGGTCGTCAAGCTGATCAACAACGCGCTGGTGTTCGAGAACACCGTGGCGCTTGCCGAGATGATGGTGCTCGGCGAGCGTGCCGGTGTCGATCCGGGCACCTTGCTGGATGCTGTATCGAAGGGTTCGGGCGACAGCTTCGTGCTGCGCAATCACGGTCGCAAGGCGATGCTGCCGCGCGTGTTTCCGGACAAGTCGTTCTCGCCCGAATACGTGCTCAAGGACATCGGCTACGTGCTGGAACTGGCCCACTCCACGGGCGTGAACGCGCAGGTCACGGAGCTCGCACAACGCTACTACACGGCGACCGCGCAGAACGGATTCTCCGGTCGCTACTACCCCGCCGTCATCGAAGTCATCGATGGCAAGGGCCGCGCAACGGCTGCGAAGGTCTGA
- a CDS encoding branched-chain amino acid ABC transporter permease: protein MADILGLIWAGMVSGCLYALGALGIVLIYKSSNVVNFAHGNLAGLAAFLVFGFTAGILGNMAWGAALMVTLAIMFAVMAVSYFVIAPLVFKSDLTSTIATLGIGLIAQGITQLVFGSNVVSLDLPLPKWSAQIGSMRISAYDVAVLFVTAASVGLLYLLIERTRVGIAFRAVSANPFASRVCGLSLRRIHLFSFVVAGLLGLVAALLIVPTTFLSSTSVSSFMLQAFAAAVVGGFSSLPGAVVGGVFIGVLMNLLSFYVAAEFTNTYLLAVILLTLNVFPKGVLARRGGARV, encoded by the coding sequence ATGGCCGACATACTCGGACTCATCTGGGCGGGCATGGTCAGCGGATGTCTCTACGCGCTGGGCGCGTTGGGCATCGTGCTGATCTACAAGAGCTCCAACGTCGTGAATTTCGCGCACGGCAATCTGGCGGGCCTGGCCGCATTTCTGGTGTTCGGCTTCACCGCCGGAATCCTCGGCAACATGGCCTGGGGTGCGGCGCTGATGGTCACGCTGGCGATCATGTTCGCGGTGATGGCGGTGAGCTACTTCGTCATCGCGCCGCTGGTGTTCAAGTCGGATCTCACCAGCACGATTGCGACGCTGGGCATTGGCCTGATCGCGCAGGGCATCACGCAACTCGTGTTCGGCTCGAACGTGGTGTCGCTCGATCTTCCGCTGCCCAAGTGGAGCGCGCAGATCGGATCGATGCGCATCTCGGCCTACGACGTGGCGGTGCTGTTCGTGACGGCAGCGTCGGTCGGTTTGCTGTATCTGCTGATCGAGCGCACACGTGTGGGCATTGCGTTTCGCGCCGTGTCGGCCAATCCGTTCGCCAGCCGTGTGTGTGGGCTGAGCCTGCGCCGCATTCACCTGTTCTCGTTCGTCGTTGCGGGGCTGCTGGGTCTGGTGGCTGCGCTGTTGATCGTGCCCACCACGTTCCTGTCGTCGACCAGCGTGTCGTCGTTCATGCTGCAGGCCTTTGCGGCTGCGGTGGTGGGCGGCTTCAGCAGCTTGCCCGGTGCCGTGGTCGGCGGCGTGTTCATCGGCGTGCTGATGAATCTGCTGTCCTTCTATGTGGCGGCTGAGTTCACCAACACCTATCTGCTGGCCGTCATTCTGCTCACGCTGAATGTGTTCCCCAAGGGCGTTCTGGCGCGCCGAGGAGGTGCCCGTGTCTGA
- a CDS encoding branched-chain amino acid ABC transporter permease, which yields MSEATMTSAPVARATNAAPSKPVTPMSERKPFPLRTVAGMMVLLVLIALPLLAGGYWTFTLGLCFANAIAILSVSFLVRYGGEVSIGHGVFVAAGAYTVALMEKYLGVSVLAALPFAAVAGALLGIAFAYPSRNLSGIYLAVATMALALALPELLLYFSSITGGYEGLYVKRDALPGISRDLQRYYVPLAGLVVVALLLRQFRRSRQALALLLIRTSAPAAESFGVRRSWARLSCMALSAGIAAIGGALLAFSSSTVSPNSFTLWTSIFLLVGSVVSLYSLGMFGSLIGGIFLTLMPLLLAGAGDWVPILYGGALLLVVLGANLMPESWRARLGGGRA from the coding sequence GTGTCTGAAGCCACCATGACATCCGCGCCCGTGGCGAGAGCCACGAACGCTGCGCCGTCCAAGCCCGTCACCCCAATGTCCGAGCGCAAACCGTTTCCGCTTCGTACGGTGGCAGGAATGATGGTCTTGCTGGTGTTGATCGCGCTGCCTTTGTTGGCAGGCGGCTACTGGACCTTCACGCTTGGTCTGTGTTTTGCCAACGCGATTGCAATCCTGTCGGTGAGCTTTCTCGTTCGATACGGCGGCGAGGTCTCGATCGGTCACGGCGTGTTCGTTGCAGCGGGCGCATACACCGTGGCGTTGATGGAAAAATACCTGGGCGTTTCCGTGCTGGCCGCACTGCCGTTCGCTGCCGTGGCGGGTGCGCTGCTTGGCATCGCGTTCGCATATCCATCGCGCAATCTCTCCGGCATTTATCTCGCGGTGGCGACCATGGCGCTCGCGCTCGCCTTGCCCGAGTTGCTGCTCTATTTCAGCAGCATCACCGGCGGCTACGAAGGCCTGTATGTGAAGCGTGATGCGCTTCCCGGCATCTCGCGTGATCTGCAGCGTTACTACGTGCCGTTGGCAGGTTTGGTCGTTGTCGCGCTGCTGCTCCGGCAGTTCCGTCGTTCGCGTCAGGCACTGGCGCTGCTGTTGATTCGCACGTCCGCCCCAGCGGCTGAATCGTTCGGCGTGCGCCGCAGTTGGGCGCGCCTGTCCTGCATGGCACTGTCCGCAGGCATTGCGGCCATCGGTGGTGCGCTGCTGGCGTTCAGCTCATCGACGGTGTCGCCCAACAGCTTCACGTTGTGGACCTCGATCTTTTTGCTCGTTGGATCGGTCGTCAGCCTGTATTCGCTCGGCATGTTCGGCAGCCTGATCGGCGGCATCTTTCTCACGCTCATGCCGCTGCTGCTGGCGGGTGCGGGCGACTGGGTGCCGATTCTGTATGGCGGTGCGTTGCTGCTCGTGGTGCTTGGTGCAAACCTGATGCCCGAATCCTGGCGCGCCCGTCTGGGTGGAGGTCGCGCATGA
- a CDS encoding ABC transporter ATP-binding protein yields the protein MMMTTTATPSSAAPLTVDHLSLSFGGNRVLQDIALAVQPGEITGLIGPNGAGKTSFFNCLTGLYSPQEGSICLGSKHLERIPPTGRAALGFSRSFQHVALCPELTVVENVMIGLDRQSHAGWLSAFLSLPQGKAERASNRERAMTALTRLGVSEVADEYPAQLPPGVLRLVEIARAIAGDPRVLLLDEPAAGLNSVETRDLSNALLKLRSPDLVLLVVEHDMDLIMEVCDSIHVLNGGKLLASGTPAEIQVNPEVVRVYLGDDDE from the coding sequence ATGATGATGACCACGACCGCAACGCCCTCATCCGCAGCGCCGCTGACGGTGGACCATCTCTCGCTTTCTTTCGGCGGCAACCGCGTGCTGCAGGACATCGCCCTGGCGGTGCAACCGGGCGAGATCACCGGCCTCATCGGCCCCAACGGTGCCGGCAAGACCAGCTTCTTCAACTGCCTGACGGGCCTGTACTCGCCGCAGGAAGGCAGCATCTGTCTGGGCAGCAAGCATCTCGAACGCATACCGCCCACGGGCCGCGCGGCGCTGGGCTTTTCGCGCAGCTTTCAGCATGTGGCGCTGTGCCCGGAACTCACCGTGGTCGAGAACGTGATGATCGGTCTGGATCGGCAATCGCATGCCGGTTGGCTCAGCGCGTTTCTGTCGCTGCCGCAAGGCAAGGCGGAGCGAGCCAGCAATCGCGAGCGTGCGATGACGGCGCTCACGCGGCTGGGTGTGTCCGAGGTGGCCGATGAGTATCCCGCGCAACTGCCGCCGGGTGTGCTGCGTCTGGTCGAAATCGCCCGTGCGATTGCAGGTGATCCGCGCGTCTTGCTGCTCGATGAACCGGCAGCAGGATTGAATTCCGTGGAGACCCGCGATCTGTCCAACGCCTTGCTCAAGCTGCGCTCGCCGGATCTGGTGCTGCTGGTGGTGGAGCACGACATGGACCTGATCATGGAGGTGTGCGACAGCATTCATGTGCTCAACGGCGGCAAGCTGCTGGCATCGGGCACGCCCGCAGAGATTCAGGTGAATCCGGAAGTCGTGCGCGTCTATCTGGGAGATGACGATGAGTGA
- a CDS encoding ABC transporter ATP-binding protein: MSDHKQHASGAILELDGLTVSYGAGPVVHGVSLAMEQGSVAGLLGANGAGKSSTLRAIAGLEAAQGRVIFEGRDISAMNVAQRFHAGIVYVPEGRAIVTDLTVEENLTLGGYFVDKATRARRQQMVLEFFPEIANRINAPAGLLSGGEQQMLAIGRGLMSGPKLLLLDEPSLGLAPLLVARVYERLGAIQKEQNLSALLVEQSFHAAAKLATRAWVMRHGHIVGTLDAQELRSREGRQRAIDAYLGARQEVAEHA; the protein is encoded by the coding sequence ATGAGTGATCACAAGCAGCACGCGAGCGGCGCGATTCTGGAGCTGGATGGACTTACCGTGAGCTACGGCGCAGGGCCCGTGGTGCATGGCGTTTCGCTGGCCATGGAGCAGGGCAGTGTGGCCGGTCTGCTGGGCGCGAATGGTGCGGGCAAGTCGAGCACGCTGCGTGCGATTGCAGGTCTTGAAGCCGCACAGGGCCGCGTGATTTTCGAGGGCCGCGACATCTCCGCAATGAACGTCGCGCAGCGTTTTCATGCAGGCATCGTCTACGTGCCGGAAGGCCGCGCCATCGTGACCGATCTGACGGTGGAGGAGAACCTCACGCTCGGTGGCTACTTTGTGGACAAGGCCACGCGTGCGCGTCGCCAGCAGATGGTGCTCGAATTTTTCCCCGAGATCGCCAATCGCATCAACGCGCCCGCTGGCCTGCTCAGCGGTGGTGAACAACAGATGCTGGCGATCGGTCGCGGGCTGATGTCGGGACCGAAGTTGTTGCTGCTCGACGAGCCTTCATTGGGCCTTGCGCCTTTGCTGGTGGCGCGTGTGTATGAACGGCTGGGTGCGATCCAGAAAGAGCAGAACCTCTCGGCGCTGCTGGTCGAACAAAGCTTTCATGCGGCGGCCAAGCTCGCGACGCGTGCCTGGGTGATGCGGCATGGGCACATCGTCGGCACGTTGGACGCGCAGGAGTTGCGCAGCCGCGAAGGACGTCAGCGCGCCATCGATGCGTATCTCGGTGCAAGGCAGGAAGTGGCGGAACACGCTTGA
- a CDS encoding SMP-30/gluconolactonase/LRE family protein translates to MKTIPLQGRVIAEGLLFPEGPIALPDGGVLVAEIQGARLVKVHTDGRKQVVAELGGGPNGAALGPDGHVYVCNNGGFSWRTDDGFTRPTGAADGYRGGYIQRVNLQTGAVQTLYTECDGVPLHGPNDIVFDAQGGFWFTDFGKTFDDRIMRGAVYYASTDGRFIRRAARHLLTPNGVGLSPDGKTLYVSETEASRLWSYPITGRGELALAPWPSPNGGELVHGLPGYQRFDSLAVEESGNICVATLVRGGISVFSPSGELLEFHTAPEGYCTNICFGGPDRRTAFITLSGYGQLFAAEWPRAGLALAA, encoded by the coding sequence ATGAAAACCATCCCACTCCAAGGCCGTGTGATCGCTGAAGGGCTGCTGTTTCCCGAAGGCCCGATTGCCTTGCCGGATGGCGGCGTGTTGGTGGCCGAGATTCAGGGTGCGCGTCTGGTGAAGGTGCACACCGATGGTCGCAAGCAGGTGGTCGCTGAACTCGGCGGTGGCCCGAACGGCGCAGCGCTCGGGCCGGATGGGCATGTCTATGTGTGCAACAACGGCGGTTTCAGCTGGCGCACCGATGACGGCTTCACGCGTCCCACAGGCGCTGCGGACGGTTATCGGGGCGGCTACATCCAGCGCGTGAATCTGCAGACGGGTGCTGTGCAGACGCTCTACACCGAATGCGATGGCGTGCCACTGCATGGCCCGAACGACATCGTCTTCGATGCGCAGGGCGGCTTCTGGTTCACCGATTTCGGCAAGACTTTTGATGACCGCATCATGCGCGGTGCCGTGTACTACGCCAGCACCGATGGCCGCTTCATCCGTCGCGCGGCCAGACATCTGCTCACGCCCAACGGCGTGGGTCTGTCGCCCGATGGCAAGACGCTGTATGTGAGCGAAACCGAGGCCAGCCGCCTGTGGTCGTATCCGATCACGGGGCGTGGCGAACTCGCTCTTGCGCCCTGGCCATCGCCCAACGGCGGCGAGCTGGTGCATGGTCTTCCGGGTTATCAGCGCTTTGATTCACTGGCCGTGGAAGAGAGCGGAAACATCTGTGTGGCAACACTGGTGCGCGGCGGCATCAGCGTGTTTTCGCCGAGCGGCGAACTGCTCGAATTCCACACGGCGCCCGAAGGCTACTGCACCAACATCTGCTTTGGCGGACCGGACCGTCGCACGGCCTTCATCACGCTGTCCGGTTACGGGCAACTGTTTGCCGCCGAGTGGCCGCGCGCGGGCTTGGCGCTCGCGGCTTGA